In a genomic window of Methanomassiliicoccales archaeon:
- a CDS encoding 2-oxoacid:acceptor oxidoreductase family protein, which produces MGARLFEVRFHGRGGQGAVMAAQTLAEAAVLAGYFAQAFPYFGAERRGAPVKAFTRIDTKRIALKSQIYQPDLLVILDEGLPSIEPVAEGLKPEGRAVINTSLPPEEYDLGVEVECFTVDATTIALEKLKAPIVNTSILGAIARAQDMVPLKCILDAIMDKFGERLGERAAKANLEAAEAAYSQVMSGRCRGERILRKGQQWLPSWEDIPPGVALIVGSKEGVVIGPGSSWQNFTGTWRTQTPIYIQEKCVRCLRCWWACPEGTIKRLDDDYMRWDYRYCKGCGICANICPAKAVEMKRGTKEW; this is translated from the coding sequence GTGGGTGCAAGGTTGTTCGAAGTCCGATTCCATGGTAGAGGTGGCCAAGGCGCGGTCATGGCGGCACAGACTTTGGCCGAGGCAGCGGTTCTTGCAGGTTATTTCGCTCAGGCCTTCCCCTACTTCGGAGCCGAAAGGAGAGGTGCTCCCGTCAAAGCCTTCACGCGCATAGACACAAAACGGATCGCGCTGAAAAGCCAGATATATCAACCCGATCTATTGGTGATCCTGGATGAAGGTCTCCCTTCCATCGAGCCTGTTGCCGAGGGCTTGAAGCCAGAGGGGAGGGCGGTGATCAATACCTCACTTCCTCCCGAGGAGTACGATTTGGGTGTTGAGGTTGAATGCTTTACCGTGGACGCCACCACCATCGCTCTCGAGAAGCTCAAGGCGCCGATCGTTAACACCTCGATACTAGGCGCGATAGCCCGAGCCCAGGATATGGTGCCTTTAAAATGCATCCTCGACGCCATCATGGATAAGTTCGGGGAGAGACTGGGAGAGAGAGCGGCAAAAGCTAACCTCGAGGCCGCCGAGGCCGCCTATTCTCAGGTGATGTCTGGGAGATGCAGAGGCGAACGCATCTTAAGGAAAGGTCAGCAATGGCTTCCCTCCTGGGAAGACATTCCCCCAGGTGTAGCTCTCATAGTGGGTTCCAAGGAAGGTGTAGTGATAGGCCCTGGCAGCTCATGGCAGAATTTTACGGGGACCTGGAGGACACAGACACCCATCTACATCCAGGAAAAATGCGTGCGCTGCCTGCGCTGCTGGTGGGCCTGTCCGGAGGGGACGATAAAACGCCTGGATGACGATTATATGCGATGGGATTACCGCTATTGCAAGGGATGCGGCATTTGCGCTAACATCTGCCCGGCAAAAGCCGTGGAGATGAAGAGGGGGACAAAAGAATGGTAG